The following proteins are co-located in the Microplitis demolitor isolate Queensland-Clemson2020A chromosome 3, iyMicDemo2.1a, whole genome shotgun sequence genome:
- the LOC103572483 gene encoding uncharacterized protein LOC103572483 produces the protein MILGLIGSSIAQDLRQPSILSEARYLSGDGTFGAAYTQDDGVQFKEESDANGDRKGSYSYIDPTGQRRTVYYTAGKNGFQASGDGIPEITPPTPEYEPLPEYNPPDYRPPPPRSYKFQTDPDARQLTYDSPSPSPPPPPPRPRLHPNPHPRPVRPRIIYQPQYQPEYSPVTQPPEVHEYQYEPRPSPTYKPRLQIRYTPAQPQPQPQPRFQSQSQLHYHQPKPQYQPEPEYNEPVPQYQQTEPQYQRPDTYRPYVEYSFQTPTNPAPRPRYNEITTPAPRKFYPPGKLDFTRTSDGFSYTFNKN, from the exons atactAGGATTAATTGGTTCATCTATAGCTCAAGATTTACGGCAACCATCAATTTTGTCCGAAGCGCGTTATCTTTCTGGTGATGGAACATTTGGTGCTGCTTATACTCAAGATGACGGAGTGCAATTTAAAGAAGAAAGTGACGCTAATGGTGACCGAAAAGGTTCTTATTCTTATATAGATCCAACCGGACAAAGAAGAACTGTTTACTATACTGCTGGCAAAAATGGCTTTcag gcaAGTGGTGACGGTATTCCGGAAATAACACCGCCAACACCTGAATACGAGCCTCTACCAGAATATAATCCTCCTGATTATCGACCACCGCCACCACgttcatataaatttcaaacggACCCAGATGCCAGACAATTAACTTACGACTCACCTTCACCATCACCTCCTCCGCCGCCCCCTCGTCCACGTTTACATCCAAACCCACATCCACGTCCAGTTCGTCCGCGTATAATTTATCAACCCCAATATCAACCAGAGTACTCGCCAGTGACTCAACCACCCGAAGTCCATGAGTATCAATACGAACCGCGACCATCGCCGACTTACAAACCACGTCTACAAATTCGTTATACACCAGCGCAGCCTCAACCTCAACCTCAGCCGCGGTTTCAATCTCAATCTCAACTTCATTATCATCAACCAAAACCTCAGTACCAACCGGAACCAGAGTATAATGAACCCGTACCTCAATATCAACAAACAGAGCCACAATATCAACGACCTGATACTTACAGACCTTATGTTGAGTATTCATTTCAAACTCCGACAAATCCAGCGCCTCGACCTCGTTACAATGAAATCACAACTCCTGCGCCTCGTAAATTTTATCCACCAGGTAAATTAGATTTTACCAGAACTTCTGACGGATTCTCTTATACTTttaataagaattaa
- the LOC103572240 gene encoding ras-interacting protein RIP3 — translation MAMNENFNYSELCRLCSLKSNHQLQIFDKEGEQRQILFKIRTLIGSVTTKEDVLPKNICQKCLYKLDMFFEFRASCMATETVLKNYADTLKQLAQSVSNQNEKDKMSTSGQQQQQRSSYVEAHAAAHATLQQHMAQQVAQTRLTGPGLSSAPQPLNPTFTLPDDGLGYDDGHRVLRSIGTWSPDYSAAMARPSGVMPVFPGTTDQQFTNNRATTLNQPLRTTNNVGGVRPGSVSKATNTGEPTTKAFACTVCGKGLARKDKLVIHMRIHTGEKPYSCEVCGKAFARRDKLVIHMNKLRHRPGVTPLSTPTAPNSDQQQQQQQQQQQQQQQQQQQQQQQQQQQQQQQQLRREVSVHKLKEEPLTYVCEICNRVFTVRDEWSQHARSHLVDSGQTQHAAAYFPNSAPPLQTYNTSGNFCPVCRMDFPNKEEFIFHLRTHFPSGQQNSLQNQIKQDPAIAEMIARGMVDPTLCT, via the exons ATGgcaatgaatgaaaattttaattattccgaACTGTGTCGACTATGCTCGTTAAAAAGTAATCATCAGCTACAAATATTTGACAAGGAGGGTGAGCAAAGAcagatactttttaaaattcgtacTCTTATAGGTTCTGtg acaaCAAAAGAAGATGTCctaccaaaaaatatatgccAAAAGTGTCTATATAAATTGGATATGTTTTTTGAATTCCGAGCAAGTTGTATGGCCACTGAAacagttttgaaaaattacgcGGATACGTTAAAACAACTCGCGCAATCAGTCAGTAATCAg aacgAGAAAGACAAAATGTCGACAAGCGgacaacagcaacagcagcgtTCGTCATATGTGGAAGCACATGCAGCGGCGCATGCGACACTGCAACAACACATGGCACAGCAAGTAGCTCAGACTAGACTCACTGGTCCAGGACTTTCATCAGCACCCCAACCACTTAATCCTACCTTTACATTACCGGATGATGGTCTGGGTTACGATGATGGGCATCGAGTTCTTCGTTCTATTGGCACATG gtCACCAGATTATTCAGCAGCAATGGCACGACCAAGTGGTGTAATGCCAGTATTTCCTGGTACAACAGATCaacaatttacaaataatcGCGCGACTACATTAAATCAACCGTTAAGAACGACAAACAATGTAGGCGGTGTACGTCCTGGTTCTGTTTCAAAAGCTACAAATACTGGAGAACCAACAACTAAAGCATTTGCTTGTACTGTTTGTGGCAAAGGATTAGCACGTAAAGATAAACTTGTTATACATATGCGTATACATACGGGTGAAAAACCGTATTCCTGTGAAGTTTGTG GCAAAGCATTTGCACGACGTGATAAACTTGTTATTCACATGAATAAACTTCGACATAGACCGGGAGTTACTCCATTATCAACACCTACTGCTCCTAATTCTGatcaacagcagcaacagcaacaacaacagcagcaacaacagcaacagcagcaacaacaacaacagcaacaacagcaacaacaacagcagcagcagcagttgCGTAGAGAAGTCTCtgttcataaattaaaagaagaaCCTCTTACTTATGTCTGTGAGATATGCAATAGAGTCTTTACTGTAAGAGATGAATGGTCGCAACATGcacg ATCTCATTTAGTAGATTCTGGTCAAACCCAACATGCAGCAGCATATTTTCCAAATTCAGCACCACCGCTGCAAACCTACAACACTAGCGGTAATTTTTGTCCAGTGTGTCGGATGGATTTCCCGAATAAAGAGGAATTCATATTTCACCTACGCACTCATTTCCCTTCGGGGCAACAGAACTCATTGCAGAATCAGATTAAACAGGATCCAGCTATTGCCGAAATGATAGCACGTGGTATGGTAGATCCTACATTATGCACCTAG